AATAGACCTAAAACATATGAGGCTTTACTATATTTTAACCCTTTGTACTCTGCAGTATCAGCCATTCCACCCGGTTTACTCCTAGCTTCTATAACAAGGACTTTTAACCCATGTTTTGCTAAGTAGTTTGCTGAGACTAAACCGTTATGTCCTGCACCTATGATGATAACATCATAGTTCATAAATCTTTAATCGAGTAGGAAGGTAAAATATTCAACTTAGAACAAAATATTTTAAGCGTGGAATCGAGATTTAATTATGCCAATCCCGCTTATAACTATTGATCTAGTATTAGAGGATATAAAAGAAGAGCTAAGAAAGAGAGGGAAGAATACTCCTAACGCTAGTGTCTCCCTCGTTGATTATTTACCAGACACAGTATTAGCTTACGTAAGGGCTGGTGATTACACGATTTATGTAAATAAACAACAATATTTAAGGGCTAAGAGGGCAGGATATGAATATGAATACTTATTCGTCATACTACTTCACGAATACTTACACTTAATTGGTATTGCCGATGAGAGAGAAGTTAGAAGGATTGATATGGAAATAGTTGAGGAAAAATTCGGAAAAGAAAGTTTAGCTTATAGAATTGCAATGGAATTAGCGGATCCTAGAGATATCAGGGAACCAGGATTAAGACCCCACACCTATATTTAATCTATTTTTTCTAAACTAACATTGTTTGTATCTAGTCCTCTGAAGAACCAGAATACTGTTGCTATCGCACCTATAACCCATAATGCAGTATTATACCAAATATATGTAGAGAGTCCTTGCAAATAACTTCCCAATACATATACTGAAATGGCATAAGCGGTAACTGGAGCTAGCCTAATTAGTCCTATAAGAAAGGCCCTTAAATTATTTGGCATTAAAGTAGGTTCATAGATTGTCCTAGTTGCCCATGCGAATTCACTGAATAACATGTTAGCGAAGAGTAAGATATAAAATCCTATGAGATTAAAATTAGAAGTTAGTAGAATTATTGGTATCATACTTAATGCTCCTCCAACATAAGAGAATAGGGCAAAAGTTCTAGTTTTAATTTTTGTTACTAATGCCCCGGCAATTAACCCAGCTATACTAGCACCTAGATTCGCTATAAAGATGATAAAACTTGTAGTAGCACCAGAAAAGTAAAAGTCGGCAACAACGAAAGCCATTAATCCATAAGTTAGATATTGTGAGATTCCGATTATTGCTAAAAATGCATATCTAGCACCTAAACTAAGTTTCTTATTTACCTCTCGTTCTTTCAGATCTTTAGTACTTCTAACTATTTTCTCTACTTCCTTTTCTGCCTTATTTAAATTTCCTTTTACTACTAACCATCTAACAGACTCTGGTAGTAACAATCTGATAATAATTGCAGTAATTACTCCTATAAAGGCAACAATTGAAAGTGCTAGAAGTTGTATTGAAAAGGAGTTTGATGCACTATAAGTTATATAACCTATTAAAGCTGCAACCATAGCACCAATATTATCAAAGTTTGGTGCCAAAACTAACATAATGTCTCTTTTATCTAAAGGCATCATCTCTGCAGTGTAAGATAACATAACTGGAACTTCTCCTTCAACACCTAAAACACCTAAAACTATTCCTGCTATTAAAAGGGCAATGTAAGGGAATTTTGCTAAGTTATCTACATTTAATCCAGAGAGTAGTGCGGCTAATGCGATGAGTAGTGTGCCTAAGGAGTATAAGGTCATTGTTATGAAAAATGTAGTTTTCCTCCCCAGTCTTTTATCTGAGAAGAAGGGTAATATTAGGTTACCAGCTATCGTAACAAATGTTGGAGTTAAAAGGAAAAATACATTGTTTATTGAGGGATATACTATTGGTGCTATTGATGATATAACTCCCCACATAAAGAAACCTATAGCAAGTGAGGCAAACATTAAGGAGTGGATACTCGTCCATTTAGCTTTATCTACTAACTCATGAATACTCTTCTCCATATTTGATATTGTATATTACTAACTTATAAACCTACTTATATGAAATTCCACTGAAAAAAGATTTAAATTCATTTTTCTATTTTATAACATTTTTCTATTTCTTTGTTTTTAATATAGAGATCACAATCTTTGAAACCAAACCAGAGCTTAATCTCACCTTCTTTTTCAGTCAAAACAATAGTACTTGGCTCATCAAAATTTTCCTTAACCCATAAAGCGTACCTACCATCTAAACTATCTAAATGGGCGATAAACTTAATCACTCCAAGTTCTTCTACCACTCGTACAAAAAGTAAAAATCGTGAGACCCATTTCTCAAGTTGACTTATTGCCTTATCTCTGAAATCTTTATTTAATGCAAGGTACTTATAATAGAATAGTTTAGGATTTATGATAGCCTCTAACACACTGGTATCTTCCATGAAATATACTTTGAGATTGTACTTTTGTAAAAATGATCTGAAAGTAGAAAGTCTATTTAAAAGTTCCTCAACTTTAGAAGCTTCGGGTAAATTAAATTTCAGAGAAACATAATTCGGTTCTATTTCTTTACATTCTCCGTTTTTGCATCTAGTTAAAATAAGTTGTAAATCCTTTGTGTATTCAAAAATATAATATTCATCAGAAGAAGTTGGAGAAGTACAAGGAATTAAATAATCTCCTTTAACACAGTATATGTATTTCATTTATATTAATTCTCACTCCCTATTTATAACTTCTACTTAACCTTTAACTTTTTATCAGTTAATTTAAATGTAAATCGGAATTGGAAAATCTTTGAAAATGTCATTCTTGATGTGAAAAATCTGCTTAATGCAATCTAAATCTCGATTAACGTTAAAGGAAATTGTTCTTCAATACTTTATAATCGATAGTTTTTCCGATATTGCAGAGTTATGTAGATATTACTGATAATAAAAGGCTATTAAAAGAGCAATAACTTAATGAAGTTCTTTATAACTCTGGTGTTACGGGAAATAAAATTCTAAAATTAGTGGTGATGTGACTCTCACACTCTTTAAGAAGTAGAAAAAATAAGATGAAAGAGATAAAATTTGTTTTATGATAACTTCTTCATCAATTCATAGAAATTTTCATATGGGTGTATTGGAGTAACTTCCACTGTAACCGAATGACCAAGTTCCTTCATTATCGGTAATGTTTCTAAAATCTCATCTAACTCCTCATGGGAGTTTACATCTATTATTGCAACTACTTCTCTCTTTCCACTTACCTTATAAAGTCCTTTAATTTTACCAGCTTTTACAGCAGATAACGCAGCTTCAGCCTCCTTTTTCCATATCTCCATTAATTGCCTTTGAGATATGTTCTCAGGTTGTTTAACCTTAAACCAAAGTAGGAATAACATCATATAATAAGTAAGTTTAGTTACTTATAAACTAATAGGTAATAGTTTTAATTTATTTATTTTCGCATTTAATGATATAATTGTCCCCTTTCTATCCCATACAGTACTGAGAAATTTGACAATATACCTAAAGCTAATATAAAGTGAATAAGTGTGAGAAGTGGGTTACCGAAATCTATAAATAAATATCCTAAAATACTTGCAATTATTACCAATCCTATATTACCCATTAATATCCTTTTCTCTAAATCAACTTTTACTCTCAAATAACCATAAACCGCTATTGCTAACAAAATAGCAGCTAATAATGCATGAAGGCCTAACAATTGGGGTAATATACCATAGAAAACCATAATATTACCTATTAGTAGTTGTAATATCGTTACACCGGCACCTATTAGCCATAGTTGACTGTTCTTCAAATTTTATCACCTCACAATTGATATATTAAGAGAATCTCCAACTTTCTTCTGAGATTTATAAGCCATTCTCATAGTTAGACAAAACTTCATTACTAGGGAAATGACTTTTACCATAGTATTTTATTATTAACTTAGGTTAAAAATTTTGTTTAGATAAACTTCTCAATATAGAAATTAACATTACTAAGAATATTAATGAAATAGTTATAGAGAGAAAGGAGTGTAATACATGCTCTCTAATTATGTTACTGAAGTTATGGATGGAATGGAATAGAAGGAATTAATCCTATCAAAACTAGGTAAGTATCAATGATTAAAAGGAATAACATTAGTAGTACAACAGTCTTATCAATTCTTGTAAACTCAATATCATCAATATAAGTTCTAGTCTTATAAGCCATAAAAGCCCTTGTTTCTGCAGAAATGCTCACAACCTTTGCCTTCTTAAATTCATAAATAAAGAGAGGAATAAAGGATTCAAACATAGCTCTCCACTTTTTAGTCCCCTTCATATACTGTAATTTTATTATAGTGTCAGCAGTGTCAAAAATTTTTGGAAGGGATACCAAGGCTACCGTAACTGCAAAGGTAATAGGCATGGGAACCTTCATCTTATGAAATGATCTTATAATTTGAGACGGAGTAGTGGTAAGAAAGATTAGACCAGAATAAAGGAACATTCCCCAAATTCTCATACTAACTTGAAAGGAGTAAATTATAGCTTGAAGAGTAAGATAGGGATCTATACCCATATAAACGAAATATTCTGGGAATCTCCAGATAATAAGTAAGTGATTTCCGAAAATCTCCTCTATTACATTAGGGGAAACAAAATAAGAATAATCAAGAACAGTACTTATCATCTGAAGTGAAGTAAAGGCTAATATTAGTTTAAGTCTTCTCAGAGTATAATAAAAGTAAAGAGAAACAGTACCAGCAATTAATCCAACCCACCATATTGATTCAGCACAGATAATAGTCACTATAAAGACTATTAATAACTTCACTAGGGGGTGAAGTTTATGATATATTGTCTTACCCTCTACATAAGTAGTTAATTTCTCAAAACCCCTAAATCCGAGGGCCTTAAAGAGTAAATAAAATGGAGATATAGATGAGGCAACAATTATTAACCAACTTATCAGTTCATGAAGTATCAACTTTACTCACCAATCCTTAATAACGTCTTCTGGTGAGATGGGGATAACCCTTCCATTAACCATCTTATATACTCTATCAGCATAATAGTATACGAAAAGGGGGTCATGAGTAACCACAAGAAAAGTTGCATCTATACTCCTTAGCTCTTCCCCTAACATCTTCCTATTATACCAGTCTTGTCCAGTAGTTGGTTCATCAAGAAGAAAGACCTTAACTCCAGTTGCTAATAGAGAAGAAATTGCAACCCTCCTCTTCTGTCCAACAGAAAGGAGAAAAGGATCTCGATCTTCTGGCAAATTAAACCTTTTCAACAGCTCTTTAATTACTCTCTCATCGTATTTCTTTCTAACCTTTGCTGGATATGATACCTCCTCTTTTACAGTCTTTTTAGTAAACATTAGGTCAATCTCTTGAGGTAGATAAGCGATTATTTCGCCCCTCTTTTCAACCGGGAGTTTAGAAATCTCCTTTCCCTCAACTTTTATACTACCGTAAAACTTCAAATTTATGGGTAAAATACCAGCTAATGCTTTTAGAAGAGTTGACTTTCCACTACCGTTATCACCAATTAATGCTGAGATACCTTTCCTTAACACAATTTCCGTGTCTACAATAGTCCTATTACCGTCAGTAACCTTAACCTTTGCCTCAAGTATAACCTCACCATCTCTTCTTTTCTTCGGAAGAGGAGAAGGTCTTAAAGGCTCTAAACCCAAATCCTCGAAGTCCACTTCCTTAACATGATCTCTCTTAATATCATAAATGATCTTACCTTTGTCGAGGATTATAATCCTATCAACGAATTCTAACACTTTGTTTATCTTATGTTCAGCAATAATCATACTCATCTTTTCTTTTAATCCTCTTAATGTAGTCAAAATTTCCTTAGTTCCCTTTAAGTCTATACTAGAAGTAGGTTCGTCAAGGATTAATGCTTTAGGATTCATTATGAGAATACTTCCCAAAACTACTCTTTGTTTTTCACCTCCAGATAGTCTAAAAGTCTCCTTATTTAAAAGGTGAGAAATACCAACTATTTGAGAAACCTTATTGATCCTATATAATATCTCCTCTCTTGGAATGTTTAAGTTTTCAGCACCGAAAGCCAACTCTTCAATTACGTAATAGTTAAAAATCTGCGAATCCGGATCTTGTAAAAGAGTACCCACAAACCTAGCTATTTGCTGAATGGTCGAATTCCTAACATTAATACCGAAAACCTTAACCTCACCTTCTTCTTCAACCTCTATCTCATGAGGGATTACACCGTTAATTGAGTTAAGGAGAGTCGATTTTCCGGAACCAGATTTACCTGCTATTAAAATTGTTTCACCTTCCTTAACCTCAAGAGAGTCTACATTTAAGGAGTATGAACTTTCTGGGTAAAAAACTCTTAATCCTTTAATTTCTAAGAAGTTCATATTCCACTTCTCACCACCCTCACAATTCTATTAGCTACTAATGCAGATATTTCCCCTATCACTACATCGCCTGGAATATAAGAGATTAATAGGAACTCTATTCTAGCCTGACTTGGAACGAACCCAAAAACTATAGGTGCAATAAAACCGTAAGTAAAGAATGGATGCACAAAGGAAAATACAAAGCCTAAAACACCTCCCTCGAAGAGTGCGAATAATGGTTGCATGGTTTTTTCACCTATTCCGAATATCCTACCTCGAGTTAAATAGATTGTAATGTCAGCCATAAGTCCATAAGTCAATACATCTTCAATAAGCCATAAAGGTTCTCCGGCAAAGCCAAAATGAATTAAATCACCTACAATGTCAAAAACTCCCATACTTAACATTCCCGCACCTACTTTCCTTATCACTCCCACTACAATAAAGAAGACTAGAATTCTGAACCAAACTGGAGGATTAATAAAGGGGTAAATTGGAGAAGGTAATATAATGGCATCACCTATAACGTGGTCAGCAAATGAAGTAATAGCACCACCTATTGCAGCAATTACATAATCCATCAGTTTCATTCTATTTTTACTTTTCCTAAATATAAAGAATGCTACTATTGCAGCAGCAATAAAATAACCCACTATTATAGGTAAAGGTGTTATTCCGGGCTCTAGTGAAAACATCTTATCTCCTCCTCACGAAGAGAGTTACACCTAGTATCATTAGAATTGCCACCACTACACCTATAGCAACAAAATATGGTGTATAGTTTGGTTTAGGTATGGGTTTAGTGGTAGTACTAGGTGCAGGAGCTGGGAAGTAGCTTATTGTTGATGAGCCATAGTTTATAACGTAGATGTAATGGTTTTGTGGATCATAAATTATACCATTGGGATCAGAACCTACAGTAACCTCTTCAACGAGTCCCCCTTTGCTATTAAATACTACTACAGTATCACTATCGTGTGGAATTGAGAGAACAATATCATTATCGTAAGGTATATAACACATCCAAGCATAACCGTTAATTGCACCTAAAGTATATGGGAGTGAATCAAATGCTATTACTTTTCCGTTAGTTAAGTTTATTATCTCGAAATAATGATGCCCCGGAGATACTGCAAGTTCATCAGGAGGTACAAAAACCATTGCTTCTACAGAACTTACATTTAGTGTAATGTTCTGGACTATTTTGAAGTTATTTAAGGAAATTCCGTAGATTAGTGGGCTACCGTAACCACCTACATAAACTACATTAGTATAGTTATCATAAGCCAAAGCCTGAGGATCAGACATTACGGTTACGTTATTAATATGATGATTTAGTGTTATGAAGTAGACCTTATCACCACATGATGCAGTAACTACTACATAATTACCTGCTGATATTATTGCCGGATATTTACCTACATCAGAAATATAATAATTCCAGACTGGGGTATCATTTTTAAGTTCTATTAAATGACCACTCTCATATACTATGTAAATATCATCACCTAAAATTGTAAGCCTAAAAGGGTTTGGATAATTAGGTAGATTAATTGTTGATACAATACTGTTATTTTCCAATATTTGTAACTCACCTGCCCCTTGTGCTATAAAGTATATTTTACCGTTATAATATATGCCGTAAGAAGGATTTAATGCTGTATTAATAGTTCCCACATTCACAGAAGATAAAGCAATTAAGATTAAAACTGGGAGTGTGGGCAACAATATTTTTAATTTGATATAAATTATATAGAATGTAAATTTAGTTTCAATTTATCGTCGGATCTCTTTTCTGATAGTAAAAGGTGTTACAATTTTAATCTCTATTTGAATTTTTATTGTATAATTAAAGTGTTTAAAAGGAAGAGGGATTTAAGGTAATTTTGAATAAATTACAAATGAATGAAATTGTTGTCCACACTCGATAGTGTCGTCATTAAGCTACAAATTCTGGGATTAGCCTTCTCTCCCACAAGACCAGCGCTATAGAATACTTCACCATATTTATACTCCTGTTAACAGCCTTCGTCGCCCTCTTGAAACGTACGAGCCTATCCCTCAGTGAGGAGTGAAAGGACTCGTTGGGGTTAACAGGTGAGACTACCGTGTGATCCTTTAACCAAAAGTAAACGTTGTAATCATCACTCACCCATCTACCATCATCTGGCAAGTACATTTTAACCTCACTGAAAGTATTCTCATCCCTATCACCCACAGAGTAAATTATGTATAACCCTAGCCTAGTGTACACGTGACAAGTAAACACCCACTTGTAGAAAGCCCTAGTGTTTCTGTACAAGTATGTCCACATCTCATCAACAACCTTAGTAACGACCTTACCCTTGACCAACTCTTTAGCCTTATTCCACAAGTCCACTAGCTTCTCATACTTCCTCTTACCATAACGCTTAACCCAAGTAAAAACAGTACCCAGAGGTACGTTAAGAACCCTAGAAATAGCCCTCATACTCATACCATTAGTATACATCCTCAAAGCCTCCTCCCTCACCTCCTTAGAGTGGTGGTGATAAACCGCGTCTGCAAGAAAGTACTTACCGCAATCCCTACACAGAAACCTCTGCCTACCAAGAGGCTTACCACACTTAACGACGTGATGACTACCACAAGAGGGACAAGCTATATCATGCCTAATTACAGGCTTCCTACCCATAAGTAATACTCATAATACAAATATAAATAGCTTAATGACGACACTATCTCCACACTCAAAACTGGAATAATAAGAAATATTTTCATAAGATAATATTTCCCAGTGGGTTTTTAAAATTTTCCAAAAGACATCTATAGAGAAAAATACTTTACATTTCCCAAAAATTATGCTAGTTACCTCTCAGCATCAAGATCTAACTTATCTGCGATATAATATTTATATATCTTAATTTTATATGCAATTAGCACCAGCTTCAAGGAGTACCAAAAATTCTGAACGATATCTACACGAACAGGAATGACTTTAGCCTATTTTTAACATCTTAAGATAGAACTAATCCCTTGCAAATATTAGAAAAGAATATGTAAATTTTCCACGGACTAATTTTCAATTACGACTTCTTCTAGTACTTGTCTCCTCATATAATCGGAAAAAGGAAAATGAAGACCATTCTTTATAGCTCTAACTAACTTCTCCTCATCTTTAACCATAACACCGCCAATAACATCTATACCATAATCAAAGAGAACATCAGTCAAGGGTGAAGATGGACCCACTAGATAAACCTTTGCGGATTTGCTCAATTGTAGAAGTCTTTCAATACTTTTATTTATTATAGTTGTTGCAGTAAGGATAACAATATCACTTTTAGGAATAACCTCCTCAGCTGCAAAGGAAAAGAGTATATTTTTGCTTGTGTTAAGCACATTCTGATTAAGTTCAAGGACGTAAAAATGCCTAGCTTTTTTCATAAACTTATCTACATAACCTGGAAAGTAACCAACCATTGTCACAGTTTTATCCTTACTTTCTTGAAAGGCTAGATCGAGAGCATTAGCAACTTTATAACTTTTAGGCGGTGGAATTGTAGAGTTAATAGCAGCAAGTCCAATAGAAGCCTCAAGGAAGTTCCAACTTTTTAAGAGCTCTGCTAACTTCCTAGTGTCTATCTCATGTAGGGATTCAATATTTCTAGGCTCTTCATTTGACTTATAAGTCATTGCCATACCGGCGTATTTTGACAAAACCACAGTCCAACCTAGACCTATTACTAATTCCCTAACCTTTTTCTCAGGCGTAATGGATATTAACTTCTCTATTAACTTCATAATAATATATATATATGAATATTTAAAAATATTTCCTCTCTCTAACAATTTCCTTCCTTACATTAGATAGGTTACTATTCATAATATTAGGTTAACCTCTTTTTATTCAGTCAGTTGCAAGACGAAATAATCCTCTCCTTCTCTAGTTATTTGTTATTCAACTTTTTCTAAAAAATTTAATATAAATCATATCAATATATTTAGATATTCATCTTTCAGTATTTTCACATATACCTAAAATTGTTATTCAATCGTAAAATAAATCATTAAAGCTTGTTATATATAACAAACTAAATTGGGAATTATTTATCACATGAGATAAGCTTATCTGAATGTTCTAATAATCGGCCTCTGAAATATCCTCCAGCAAACATTGGCTTAAACTTGACCTTACTTAGCTTTAATCTATCAATTAACAAAAATATTGCATCGTCATTAGTCATTGCTATTCTATCCATAATTTAATCGAATTTACTTTCGTTCTGTAAGATTAATTCTATATTGATTGATCCAATTTTGAATAAAACAGAAAAGAATCGCATAAAATAATAAAACTTTTTTACACCTTTTACTGATTCAATAACAATGGGTAGTTATGATGATGTAAGTAGACTATTGAGGAGAGCTGAAAAGTTTAGGAAAGATGCTATTAATGCTTATAATGAGGGATATTACGACATATCTTGTTTTTATGCAGAACAAGCTGTACAGCTTAGAATTAAAGCGTATATGCTGAGGAATCTTGGATTTATACCCAGAATTCATGGAATAAGAGATTTGCTTTCAATTATCTACAAATATACACGGGATAAAAAGATAATGGAATTTATAAGCGAAAATAGAGATTTGCTGAAGGAATTAGAAGAGGGGTACACTGAGACTAGATATGGTTCGATAGATTATACCGAGGAAGATGCTAAAGAGTGTTTAAATATAATGGAGAAGCTATTTAACTTAATATGAAGCTTGAGCCATACATTGAATTTGTTAAGGAAAAGATGTATATCCTTTCTAATTTCCCCCAAATATCTCCAGTAATATATGAGGCTATTAGAAAGTCACTTGATGAATATAATGTTAAAGCTGAGATATACTTTTTCGGTTCAATAATAGAAGGAAAAATCACCGTAATGAGTGACATTGATGTTGCGATTCTGGTCGATAAGGTTCCTGATAAGAGAAAAGAGATCGTTAGAAGAGTTTTTGAATTACTTGAAAATAAAGGATTACCCTGGTGGTTACCATTAGAAATTCACTTCTTTACTCCATCAATGTTTAATGCATTTAAGAAAGGGGGTGCTAATTTCATTAGGGCTGAAGATTATATTAAAAAGAGAAGAAGTTAGCCGCCAAGAAGGATTAATTGTTGTAAATTATTCAAAACTGATAATGTCACAATTAGGCCATATACTCTCTTTACTTTATCAATTATAGCAAAAGTAATGTATAATTTCTTATCTTTTAGCATATCCTTTTACGATTCATAAAGCTTCATCGAAGTAAGTCTTTTTTAGATTAATTTATTAGAATAGAATCAATCACCTAACTACTTAATACCTCTTTTTGAAATTAGGCTAATCATGAAACCATTCTATATGAAAGTATATTAATACAAAGAAAATATGGGAAAATACTAGTTCTTTTAACTATTATTTATTTTATCTTGTTTTTAAGCATCTTGTCTTGTTTATGAATTTTCGAAACAATTTATCCTCTAGCTTCTCTCAATAGAAAAAGTGGAATATCATCTTCAGATAAAACGATGACCTCTTTAGGATATCCTTTATGCGACCTTTCCTTTTTTATCTCTATCTTATAATCATTTGCTATCACGTCTATTTCACGATTATTCTTAAAATAAAACACCTCACCGAACTTTCTTAACATATGTTCTTGGACAATATGTTCAAGCATTGCTTCTTCTCTAACCTCTCTGTGAACCCACTTAGCCATAGTCGTATAAATGAAGGGGTCTCTGAAAAATATCTTCTTCTCTTTCTTTCTGTTTACTTCATTTCCTACCTTATAATAAGCTATATCAACTAAAAATATGTCCTTCAATAACTTAACATAATCCTCAACCGTCAAATGCGAAATCCCTAAGTCATTTGCAATTGAATTGAAAGACATTACAGAAGGGATTTTAGTCATAATAGATCTAAGAATATCTTGCACCTTTCCTACTTCCCTTTTCGCCTTAAATATTTCTGAGATTATACCGTATATTAATGCTTCACCAGCATCTTTATGTTCATTTATTGATTTAGGAAATCCTCCCTTCTTTTTATATTCATCAAAAAGAGATAAGGCTAAAGCGGAATCAGTCAACACTTTATCAATCTTATATCCGTGGACTTCTACAAACTGAGGAAAAGAGAGGGGAAGCACTAGTACCTCTTTTCCATACCCTCTTCTACCGGGAAATCTTTCGACACTTTTAGTTACTCCCAATGAAGATGAACCACTGACAATGATCACGTCTTTGGAGAACTCTCCTTTATCTATGTAATACTTTACTATCTTCCACCAGTCCTCAACAGAGGTTACTTCATCAAGTATTAAAATAGTACTTTCTACCTTTCTTTTCCTCTTCTCCTTTATAAACTCTGAAATAATTTCCCTAAGTTCTTGAAAAGAAGCTATGTAGTCTAAATCAAGATAAAATATCGACTTAGGATCTTTTCCCTTTTCTATTAATTCCTTGATCATTATCTTAAGTCCTGTAGTTTTTCCAGTTTGCCTAGGTCCATAGATGAAGTTTAAGCTGAAAGGAGTGAGAGAAATCTCATCAATCCAATTAGGTCTCCATTTTATTTTTTGTGATTCCCAATCCTCTATGTGCTTATCCTTCCAATTATCACTGTACCACCAAGGATTTAAGTCACTAAATTCCTCCACTTGTTAATATACTAACAATAATTATTTAAATCTTCGATAGCTGAATAACAACATTGAAAACTGAAAAATTTACTAGTAATAGTATTTTAATGTGTTAAGGGTCTTTCACAGTTCTTTTGCGAATTCACTTTATTTTCTCACTTCGAGATTGAATAATTGACTGTACATTGATAATTGGAGAGACCAAGGAGTTATACCACGGACTTAACGAAGATAATAGCATACAATTATTCTAACTCTATGAGAATATTACAATTTGCAAAGGATCTCCGAATCTCCCTATTTTAATGATATGAGATTATCTTCTCCAGAAGCATTTTATCTAAAGATCCTTCAACAAAGATTCTATCGCAA
The sequence above is drawn from the Sulfurisphaera tokodaii str. 7 genome and encodes:
- a CDS encoding nucleotidyltransferase domain-containing protein — protein: MKLEPYIEFVKEKMYILSNFPQISPVIYEAIRKSLDEYNVKAEIYFFGSIIEGKITVMSDIDVAILVDKVPDKRKEIVRRVFELLENKGLPWWLPLEIHFFTPSMFNAFKKGGANFIRAEDYIKKRRS
- a CDS encoding ATP-binding protein — its product is MEEFSDLNPWWYSDNWKDKHIEDWESQKIKWRPNWIDEISLTPFSLNFIYGPRQTGKTTGLKIMIKELIEKGKDPKSIFYLDLDYIASFQELREIISEFIKEKRKRKVESTILILDEVTSVEDWWKIVKYYIDKGEFSKDVIIVSGSSSLGVTKSVERFPGRRGYGKEVLVLPLSFPQFVEVHGYKIDKVLTDSALALSLFDEYKKKGGFPKSINEHKDAGEALIYGIISEIFKAKREVGKVQDILRSIMTKIPSVMSFNSIANDLGISHLTVEDYVKLLKDIFLVDIAYYKVGNEVNRKKEKKIFFRDPFIYTTMAKWVHREVREEAMLEHIVQEHMLRKFGEVFYFKNNREIDVIANDYKIEIKKERSHKGYPKEVIVLSEDDIPLFLLREARG